DNA sequence from the Methanobacterium formicicum DSM 3637 genome:
AAAGCAGTTCCAGTCATTAGGAGAATGAAAATTCCACCGATAAGTACAGCCCGGTTAAGTTCCTTGTTGGATTTAACAGTCATGAAACGTACAACAAGCTGTGGCTGGGATAAAACTCCTATTCCCACCCCTAAGATAAGTGTACTAACCAATGTCCACCAGAATGGGCTTCCCAATGCGGGCATCGACGTCCACCCTGTGAAACCGGTTGCTGTTGCCGCGGCAGTGGCTTTAGCTGGTACTACATTAACCAAATTGGTGAGGGCCTGATTGGCATCAGTGACTCCGCCCAGCATCCAGTATGTGGCTGCCAGAAGGATAAACATTCCCACGAACATTATGGTGCCCTGCAGGGCATCGGTGTACATCACACCTCTTATTCCACCGAAAATAACGTAAAGAGCAACTATGAGTGCCAGTACAACTAAAGCTATATTATAATCAATACTGAGAGTTGTTTCTGCGAATCTGGCCATTCCGATGAGAACCACTGATGCATACAGAGTCATTCCGAAAAATATTACCAGTCCACTGAAGTACTGTATGAATCTACTATCAAAACGTTTGGATAAAAATTCCGGGAAAGTGAGGGCTCCTAAGTTGTGTCCCATTTTCCGGGTTCGTTTTCCAAAGAATACAAAGGCTATAAAAATACCCACCAGTATGTTCAGGAAGGTGAGCCATAACAGTCCCATTCCGTATACTCCAGCCGTACCACCAAAACCCACAATAGCAGCGGTACTGATGAAAGTTGCCCCGTAACTCAAGGCCATTATAAACGGATGGGTTTCTCTGCCTGCAACCAGATAGTCATCGGCAGTTTTAGTTCGCCTCCAGGCCACGTAACCCACATAGCCAGTTATAAGTAAGTATATTAAAACTACAATACTCAATATTAGCAAATCATTCATATAATCCACAACCTATCGTATTTTATGAATATACTAGATGATCAAGCATCTTCTTCATCCCAAAGACCCAATTCTTTCTCTTGCATTTCTTTTTCTTTCTTATGCCATTCCACTTCTTCTTTTATTTCTTGTTCTTCATCTTCGCCGCCTTTATTCCAGTTTATGATACCGTAAACAACACATAAAAGAGTTGCCAGAATGCATCCAATATATGCACCCCATATCCAGGGGTCGTTTATTCCTAGAACCAATTTCTCACCTCCTTAAACCTATTTAATACTGGCAATTATTTATCATTATAATTAGTGAACAACTACTTTTTATATATACTTTATCGATTTATCTGACCAAAAGAAACTCACAGTTGCTTACTAGTGATTTAATGACAATAAGACATTCCATTACATCCATAATAATAAGGAATAGAGATGATATTAAATAAATCCAAAATATTATTCTTTTTTGGGGCTGGTATTAATTTACCAATTCCAATGATCCAGTTTACAATGAAATCCCAATTATAACTTCACAACACATAATTCTCATCTATTTCCATGACCCTCGATCCCCAATTATGTCTTGAAAAAGGTGAACGTATCTTAATAAAGATATAATAAACATTAGCCTCATAATAAAACATGAATTAGGTTTTAAACATTAATTAAGATTATGCTTGAAATGGTGGTAAGATTAAAGGAGATTAAAAGACCACAAATTTAGAATATAAAAAAATGGATAATGGTATAAAAATAAGGAGAAAGGTGATTATAATGGCTCCAACATTAATTACTTTCAAAAGAGAAATAAAAGGATCACAGAATGAGATTAAGGTTCCGGAAGAGTTTATTAAGGATTTTCATTTCACCGGTGATGAACATCTTATGATCATGATTAGGGTTATTGGAAC
Encoded proteins:
- a CDS encoding symporter small accessory protein is translated as MVLGINDPWIWGAYIGCILATLLCVVYGIINWNKGGEDEEQEIKEEVEWHKKEKEMQEKELGLWDEEDA
- a CDS encoding sodium:solute symporter produces the protein MNDLLILSIVVLIYLLITGYVGYVAWRRTKTADDYLVAGRETHPFIMALSYGATFISTAAIVGFGGTAGVYGMGLLWLTFLNILVGIFIAFVFFGKRTRKMGHNLGALTFPEFLSKRFDSRFIQYFSGLVIFFGMTLYASVVLIGMARFAETTLSIDYNIALVVLALIVALYVIFGGIRGVMYTDALQGTIMFVGMFILLAATYWMLGGVTDANQALTNLVNVVPAKATAAATATGFTGWTSMPALGSPFWWTLVSTLILGVGIGVLSQPQLVVRFMTVKSNKELNRAVLIGGIFILLMTGTAFIVGALSNVYFFDTVGKLAIQVTNGNADSIIPAFITAAMPLWFAYLFMITLLSAAMSTLSAQVHTQGTALGRDIYETVTNKTGGASVMVARLGIAIAMIIAVIMGFILPTNIIAVGTSMWFSITAAAFLSMYVFALFWKGCTKAGAISGLVVGTLISLFWLVFEYKKSAEALGIAKALTGHAMLSTSLPWPTVDPIIIALPIAFVVTVVVSLLTKKPSKEHMEKCFEGV